One genomic segment of Patescibacteria group bacterium includes these proteins:
- a CDS encoding DeoR family transcriptional regulator, which translates to MENKKDNDKGHNEQSIGKTAYSAVFGNNHFHAFIFKKTEKLVSALYLVTSFVPENEPIRITLRGKSLCLLSDTMSLRTLSHKLLPSAISTVVATILEIIALLEIGRDSGYVSEMNVSVLKEEYLTLGAMLKRKGAGIVPQGVEITEEMLAVPDMYLAQLYSNNTYGGQSSQKRITQTQKSRTAAAKGTVSEHGAQDRHSDRKQHILKLIKTRGAVSVKEVATVVLDCSEKTLQRELLSLVKVGILKKKGEKRWSTYSLV; encoded by the coding sequence ATGGAGAATAAAAAGGACAACGATAAAGGACATAATGAACAAAGTATCGGAAAAACTGCATATTCCGCAGTGTTTGGCAACAACCATTTTCATGCCTTTATTTTCAAAAAGACAGAAAAACTCGTTTCAGCCCTTTATTTAGTGACTAGTTTTGTCCCTGAGAACGAACCTATACGAATAACACTCCGAGGAAAGTCACTGTGTCTTTTATCGGACACTATGTCCTTGAGAACTCTGTCACATAAACTGCTGCCATCTGCTATTTCAACTGTTGTGGCAACCATACTTGAAATAATTGCACTTCTTGAAATTGGGCGGGATTCTGGATATGTGTCTGAAATGAATGTATCAGTCCTGAAAGAAGAATATTTGACGCTTGGCGCCATGTTGAAAAGGAAAGGTGCCGGTATTGTACCTCAAGGGGTTGAAATAACTGAAGAGATGCTTGCTGTTCCTGATATGTATCTTGCACAGCTTTACTCAAATAATACATATGGTGGGCAGAGTAGCCAAAAACGCATAACACAAACACAAAAAAGTCGTACAGCGGCAGCGAAAGGAACGGTTTCAGAACATGGAGCTCAAGACCGACACAGTGACAGGAAACAACACATTCTCAAACTCATTAAAACAAGGGGAGCCGTCAGTGTAAAAGAAGTGGCGACGGTAGTATTGGACTGCAGTGAAAAAACACTCCAACGGGAACTCCTGTCGCTCGTGAAAGTTGGAATATTGAAGAAAAAGGGAGAGAAGCGCTGGAGCACCTATTCCCTTGTCTAA